TAGCCTACTCTAATCATAGGGAAGTAGAAGTGCTAAGTGTTTTAGGTTTATAGTGTAGTAAtgtgaaacgtgtgtgtttcataTGGTAACAAAGTGtggtttttaaaaagtgtataGTTTTTAATTTTGCAAAGGATCTGTGTAGTTACTCTTTTTCGAAGACATTCAAATAAATTACTTTTCCTTCTCATGAACTGAACTAAGCGTCACATTCTTCTGGCGTCATCAACAGGCTGAGTCACGAGGCCATAAAAAATTCCGTTAATGGACTCAACTCTTAAAAGCACGAGGAGATTTATGAGATGATTCCATTTGTTCAACATGTTGTATTATATATCTATGTTTATATATTCAACATATCAGCTATAAAATGTACGGcttggtttgtttttcatatcAGGAGTATCCGCCTCGTACACGAATATACTTAACCATGAGCAACTTAACCCTGGGAAATTTAGACCTTCATGACAGGTGCAACTTTGATAAGAAGTCGGGCGATTCATTTACCTCACTTGTAAAACGTTTACACAGCGGGTAAAATAAGTATTGGTCACGTTCTCAGTAAATGTACATCAGCTGTTGCCGTCCCGACCGATCCCCACAGACGCAAAGCGCTGTCTCAAGACCTTCCCAACTTTATTGTTGCAAAACATGCTGATGGCTGATTGGTTACACAATTACAAACTTCTgaattcagttcagttcagtgaGCACTGTTGGGTCCATTATGAGTGGAAAGAACATCATCTCTCCATAAACCGGCCACGGCCAGGTGCCTCCACTTGATGGCACATAACATCTTGTGAAGTTTTTTGTTGGCTTTCTTCTTATATGTATTAATTATTTGGGTTGTTACAGACATTGTCAGGGTGgagtaggaaggcaggactcaaacgcagagtttgccggaaacaaaaaggactttaatagtcaaaaactcaaCAAAGTAACAgcccaacgggcaaaaacacacaagtactgggggtggggggggcaggcaggaacgaggaacatccagatgGTAGACAGGAacaaggaacatccaggacgacaaacaatgacgcgacaagtgacaggagacacactgcttaaatacactagggagctgcaatcagacaatcacagacgatgacaggacacggcaggaagtgaagttacccagggagacaagaagcagaaaactactaaataaaaccacaccgtgacagacaTCTGGTCAAGATTCCACGTCAAAAGAACCTTTAGAAATATATTTACTGAGAAATGGTGACATGTTCAATACTTATTTTACCCGCTGTGAATGTTGTATGTAAACACTGAAACAGTGTGTGGTGTATTTAGTCTAAGCGGTTTGTACTAGTaagtcttatcttaaactgctggctaaggataaacgcAAAATACAGTAACattgtaatacatgtcggcggtaatgactcccgattacgttgctcggaggtcactaaagttaatgtggaatcggtgtgtacatacgctaaaacaatgtcggacaccaaagttttctctggccccctcccaaacttgaccaGTGACgacattgcattagcattgcattttacttcattttattagttgtgcactgctgtcttgtctattgtcacactgtctactgtcgcgcaccaaccgccaagacaaattccttgtatgtttggcatattttggtaataaatgtttcctgattcctgacatgtatatgtatatgccgcatgtcgtcattccgccgctggttgtcaaggtggtgcccagtaaataatgtgggcttcgttgatcactggaagacgttttggggagagcctggtctgattaggagggacggcatccatcccactttggatggagctgaacttctttctaagaacctgacccagtttcttagtggacttaatccatgacccagagttcagaccagggagcagagtcgcagtcttacacacttctctgcgcttcgatctgagcagtcactcagcataatgaaccctatagagaccttgtctgccccacggacacagttatctaagttaaaggtaaacaaccgagaagttatagtaaataacttaattaaagttaaaactaataatgcaatagtgcagaAAAATAGGAGAactaaagggggtcttttgaatatcaaatctcatctaaagctgttttggtaaattaactaatatcagatcaccatgttgatatattttgtcttactgaaacatggttgttgaatggggaatatttcagtttaaatgaagagactcctccgagtcatgttaatactcatattccccgaggcataggccgaggggggggagagtggcagctatttatgactcctgccttttacagttttttctgATTGCTTAGgcacattttttgtaaatattggcTATTTTcgcaaaactctacacacaaatAAGAAAACCTTATTCTGCTcaaagttcagtgccctgcctcaagatacaagaagactcttgtgagaacctcagtccgtcccagatcgataattttgtcgatactgctacaggctctttgagagtggcgctggacgctattactcctctggaaagaaaaatagcaacaagtaggaagtctgctccgtggtaaaaccctcaaacacggaaccttaagcaaactgtgcggaaacttgaacgattatggcgttccaccagatcagaaggatctaggctagtttggcaaggcagccttaaaacatataagaaggctccgtaacgcaagagcatcttattactaaTCATTactagagaaaaataaaaacaactccaggtttctcttcagcactgtagccagactgactgacagagagttacagctctgtcgagccgtgtattcctttggacctcaccagtaacgacttcatgaacttcttcaatgataagattctgactaacaaagagaaaattgatggtctcctgccttcaaccagtgccgacctgtcctccgatgtaggagccttggatgcagcagtgggccctgatgcctgtttggatgccttctcttccatcaaccttgatcaactgacttctttattttcaaagtctaaatcttctacttgtctcttggatccgattccgatcaagctgcttaaggaagtttttcctttagttagcacatccttattcgatattatgaatctgtctttgttgacaggacatgtaccacagtccttcaaggtagctgtaaacctcttcttaagaaacctactcttgctccataggtgttggctaactacagacctatctctaatcttcccttcctctctaagatccttgagaaatccgtcgcaaatcaattatgtgactttctacaaaacaatgctttgttcgaggatttccagtcaggattttgagcgcatcatagtacagaaacagcattGGTGAAAaatacgaatgatcttctacttgcatcggaccaaggactcatctcttttcttgtcttgctggacctcagtgccgcatttgataccatagaccagtggtccccaaccaccgggccgcggaccgtaccacagaaagcttatatattttttttttcttctgaaaaatgttttttttgaaaattgacccGATTTtatcctaattatgtgcgctcgtccctctgacatattccccacacgtcaccaggcgtttttcttgtccttttaccgtgcacgggattttcgccgaccagcgaacacagaccgcgcgactactaccaccccccccccttgtcggtcgttccgcccgcaacgactattACCCCGCCGttggaccttctcgaccggtccgcgaaatatggtctgacatgaaaacggtccgtgaggtaaaaaaggttgaggTAAAAagggttggggaccactgccatagaccattgtatcctgcagagactagaacatttaattggtatcaagggaactgcactcagctggtttaaatcctagtTATCGGATCGattcccagtttgtgcttgtaaacggtgaatcctcaaagaccaccaatgttggtcacggagtcccacaaggttctgtacttggaccgattttttatttaccctctatatgcttcctttgggcgatcttatcaggaaacaccgtaaacttccattgttattcagacgatactcaactgtatctgtcgatcaagccagaagagacggaccagctagttagacttcaagaatgtcttggagacatcaaaacttggatgaccggcaacttcctgatgctaaactcctgataggcccagagcgccttcgaagccagctgtcacgtgatagtttttatggatggaattgctctggtacccagcagcaccgtcaggaatctgggagttctcttcgaccaggaaaTGActttcaactcgcatataaagaagacttcaaggactgactattttcatctacgtaacatatcaaaaatcaggaacttccggtctcaaagtgatgcagaaaaatgagttcatgcatTTTttacttccagactggactactgtaattcctTGTTAttaggctgctcttgtaaatctcttaagcctctcaagttgattcagaatgctgcagcacgtgtattaacaagaactaagaaaagggatcatatcactcctgtattaacttctctgtaTTGGTACCGTTGtttcttaaagagcttgtaacaccttattgccctacaaggcagctgcgcttcatagatgctgggttacttgttgttcctatggttttaaaaagtaggctgggggccagagccttcagttatcaagctcctcttttgtggaaccaggttccactttcagtccgggggggcagattcggtcacctcttttaaagtaaagcttaaaactttcctctttgattttgcttatagttagggctggctcaggtttgcccggaccagcccttaattaagctgctataggctcaccgagctcctctcacgCTCTTGTTCTACAAttattcacgttttattaatgcacatgactaattcagcttctttccaggagttttttgtgctttctcccctatcaggtctgcatagattgtagttccttctggaccctggtcctgacacctgccgtggccctgctgacgcctgctgctgccatcatcatcattattattttagatattaatcatattactgcactcataaaccaacattaccttcctaaagtctctgtgttctccctccccacaggcttctgtggatggtggttctatctgatggtggttctatgtgatggtggttctatctgatggtggttgcccctgcagtggtcctgctgtgcgcctggcttaatactcacaattacttgaataatttctgtcataggaattgcatgtattatacattgttcattctgtacacatggcatccattgtagtctgtccatcccgggagtgggatcgcTCCtgtgacgttctccctaaggcaggggtgctcacactttttcagcatgggagctacttttgaaatgaccaagtcaaaatgatctacccattatatttattgagaaatatattgaggattcttacaacttatgttgatgtataaccacatatgttgcacaacacaacataattcagaactgaacagactgaacaacataattatgtacattttttgcCATCACCTGAGCTCACtctgatgacttgcactgaaTTGAATCAGCCAGGGATAGATAGTCCACCTCTACATAGTCCATACAAAAGTCCTCCTCCCATTCCgtatgaaagtgtttttttctttttacttggtcCAGCTCCCCCACTCATTTTTATACCCTATCTTAcgtttaagaggaaaaaaacgagCGAAAAATTAGGATGTAACTAAcgactagcttgttagctttgcAGAGCTCAGGGGCGTTGTTTGAACACGCACAGTGACCTAATTGTAcggggaaaaaaatcagatgtcATCTGACTGGTTGTCCTGTGTATCAATCAAGTGACGGGATGGCTGATAGACTGAcgtctattttttttattcaaaacaactcaactttatttgtatagcgtcaGTTCATGACAATGTCACCTCACCTTGTCATGCGATCTACCAATAGTACCTTGGAGATCGACTGGTAGATCGCGATCgacgtattgagcacccctgccctaaggtttcttcccttttttcccctcttggaagggttctCTAttatttggggagtttttcctgtgccgatggagggtttcgggacagaggatgttgtatgtgtacagactgtaaagccctgaggcaaatttgtaatttgcgattttgggctatacaaaataaaacgcattgaaattgaattgaattaaatttgtgttttattgttaatCAAGTCAATAAATCATGGGGCATCAACTGGGAAAACCCAATTACACAATATCAACAAAAAGCATTGTTTggaaaaatatatgtattttttaatgtgcCGGTCACAGCAGCAGATTACAAACAAGTTACAGAGAATAGTGCAAACAATGTATCATACACAATTACTAACCTAAGTCTGGGATTTTAATCCAATCCACATTCATGAATAAAACCACTTTGAAATACGTGCATCAAAGTACTAGCAGACCTTCACGCACATCCCGACTCTTGATGACATCCGAGTATCATAACAGCGACAGTGACACCAAAACACAAGAATCCGACGATGAAGATGACTGAGACAGCGATGACAATCCCTTCAACGAGCTTcttctgggaaaaaaagaaaagaacccgCATGTTGACTGGGATGCATGACTTGCTATTGTAAACAGTCAATGCAGCTTGATATATTGTCATGTGACAGGCGCTCacttgttttcctatttgcctgCCCCTCTCACGGTTTGGTGGACACCCTGTAACAGAGACATAGTGAAAGATGTTTTCATAAGACTGCATGTTGTATTCAATGTGTATCTCTGCTAAGGTTCCCACAGTACGTAAGTTGGTATGTGTGATTCACCTGTTTTCCTTCTACTCAGCATCGCTTTCTTTTGAGTGCTGCTTAGGAAAACCCACATTTCAAACAGCAGTAGTAACACTGTGAAAGCTACCATCACTTTCAGAATCCGAGAGTCCGTCCAGGTCCCTTTGTGTTTGTCAACCTCCAAAATTCCAACAAAGATGACAGCAGCTGTGTGTAAAACATATTTGGGAAACAATCAGCGCGATAACAAGGCGGCGGCAGCTCAGAGATGATGCAGCCATGATTAATGAGAAGGCAAATGAGCAGATTtcctaaaatgtcaaacttcACAATAAACAAGTCTTCCCCCAGACATTAATTCAGTGGAGTCCACGAGTTATATAAGAAAAGCAGGTGAATCTCCTCACTTGTGAAGGTCTGGTGGATGAATGAAGACACTTTGACAATGAGGTTACTGATCTCCTTTCTTGAGCAGAGCAAAAGAGGAACAATAACCGTTGTTGCAGTTGAATTTTAGGTCAAACATTCAGGCATAAGAAGTAAGAAGAGGAAGTTATTCTCACAGTTCATGGCGGGGTCCAATTGGCAGACAGACGATCACCAGCTCTATGAAATTAATCACTATCGTCACAGACACAAGAGCCACGAGAGAGACCTAAACGCGCCCAAacagacgcaaacacacagtaaatacAACCTCACACAACTTAGGATGTAGAGCGATATTTTACACCTCTTATCATATCTTACTTTGATAGGATTGGCCAGACAAAACAAGGCCAGAGCGGATGTTTCAACAACCCCACACAGCACCACGAAGAATGTCTGAGACACCTGCACAAGAAACATGTGTAACATTCAGAGGGCGTGCTAATTTGCAATGCtattataaatacaaatacaaaatgtaaaaacaacgaGGAGTATTTGCAAATGACTGAAACTAAGTAGATGGAAGGAACCATTAAAGTGTCATTTGGGTTGGCATTCTGAAAGAGTAATTTGACGCCCTGTCTTTGTAATGacctctctctgtgtgagatGACAGGTACTGAAAACAACACGACCCCCCCAGTGCCGTACCTTATTTAGATGACGAGAAAAGGGGCCGTCGGAGAGGGCAGTAAGAAATATATTTGACAGTTCCTGATGGGAGATAAAGAGAATTATACTTTTCATTATGCTCAAACCTTTATCTTGTAATTGTAGGGCTGTTCACTGACTGACATGACTTCATGAATAGCATACCATTTTAAGTACCCCCAAGAAAAGGACAACATTCATCTTCACAGTGCCTGCTTTCTGGAGACAAATCAAGAGAAACAGCCTTGTAAGTAAAAGGTTGATGTATAAAAATGCCAGTGTGTCGCATTTTGAAAGGGAATCTTAGCAGGAAGggtaatataatatttatatattcagtaTTGCATGACCAACTGAAACTACGATGTGACAGGATTTTAAAACTTCAAAAAGTTGTACCGCCGCCCACTGTCTGAATTTGGTCCTGGTGAGGCCTTTGAGGCGAATGGCATGGCCGCGGTTTTGCACTTTGGCGGCGAACGTTACCACTGTCTCGGAAAGTCATAATTGAGCAGCGGGGTACTTTTCAGCCTTCCACCACACCGCCAGATTCCACAAAATGCCACATACTGTTCTTTGAATGCGGGTATCTGCACAACGTTGTGGTGCTTACCTCCAATAGGCTGGAAATATTTTCCGCCTGCTGAGTGGCCGTGCTTGTAGTAATTGGTTTAGTACTTGTACTGGTACCTGGATGAAGACTTGTAGTAGTACTTGTAGCAGTACTTGTACTAGTACCTGGTTGAGTACTTGAAGGAGCACTTGTAGCAGTACTTGGTGGAGCACTTGTAGCAGTACTTGGTTGAGTACTTGGTAGGGTACTTGGTATTGGGGTAGTGGGTGGAATAAGAATTGTATCCACTTTTGTCCagaatgtcataaaattctcaaCAAATGTGGCTctgaaaaatattaaacagaaacATGATGTTGACAAACGATGTTGCTTTGCATTAAACACACTGACCTTTGGAGGGCAGTAAAAAGATCCAAATACCTGAAAGTTGTACGGACGCCTTCGTCCTGCGGTGCCGTCCAGTTGACACAAATCTGAGTCTTTCCTCTTTTATTCTTGTGACTGACAGCCGAGTCCccctgaggagaaaaaaaaaaagtaaagcaagCTTATTAAGGCTTTGACTTTAAATGTACCCTCCAATTCAATCAGTTAAATAAGTTGATGGGAAATATTAAACCAATGTAATATTTGTGAACTGTGATGATGCCAATCAAACTGTGATGATGCCAAAATGGAACGATTACTTACTCCTGAACCACTACATGTCAAGAGTTGATCTAATCCAGAATCAAGCAAGGTGAATTTTCCAAGAGGTGGGCCTCCTTCTTTGCTCGTGTACAGAGCCTTCAACATAAATCCAATGAAATCTTTGCCTGGCTGGCTGCTGAGACAGACTGCAGAACGGTGTGAAGATTCATtggggaggaggtgcagggaaagaaaaggaagacaGCGTTAGAAGTGAGGTACTTAGGGAATGACCACCACAAATATTGATGGTGATGAACAACTCTCCAGGAAGACGGATCCAATGGTCTCCATACCTGTGATCGGGTCTCTAACGTGTCCTTGTTGGTAAGAAACCTCATAGGGAGGCTTCGAGGTCTGAGGAGCGGCACCGTGCAGAGGTAACATACTTCCACACGCCTCTGGGAAGTAACCGCTCATATACCCGTAAACCATTGAGATGATGTTAAGGCCAATCAGAAAAAATGTCGACATCAGTAAAACAAAATGACTTCTTCATAACCATCCGCTGCGGATTACTAATCCTGACCTGTAACACCGTCACTGTGACATTCAGCTGATGCATCGGCAAGTTTCCTTCCACATACTCCAACTTTTGAACAAGGCAGAAGGAAAATGACCAACTAACAATTGCACACTATTCTGTAAATAAGCCTTTAAACTAACCCGCAGGTTAAAGTCAGCTCATATCATctggaaaatggaaatgataACTAAATTCGGCCTAAAAGTGACACATTTTCAGAGAGCTCTCCCACGGtttgatttatattcaaaacGGATTTACATAATTTTAAGTCCCCGTGGGAATTATTTAAACAGCGATAATAACAACTCTTACCTTAAAGTATTTGTATAACATCTTCCTGAAACATATGTTTCAGTAGAAATGTCACTCTACAGTCTTACACCCCTTTGCCCCTTTTGGCTGTTAAAGTCTcttggagggagaaaaggaagaaagctCTGAGATGgatcctccttccttccttgacAGCTAAGCGCAGTCTGAGCTCGAGAGCTCCTCTGAAGTAGGAAGTTATAGAGAAGAATCAGCCAAtcccacacacgcacgcacacgcacacacatacacacagctgAATGATTAACGAAGTACTGTTTTCCTTTATCTGACCTGTGTCGCAGGCTGTTTTCAAAGTGTGTTGGTTACCCAGGGAACGTGCACTctgcagtctgtctgtctgtctgtctgatgtTTTCCGATTGAGGCGCCATGCCTCCTCTAGAGGGCCCGTTTACTAAACAGTGAGCAGGTCTGATTTCTTTCTTCAACGGCTGCATAATACATatattctttttcctttttatgtaCATAAGatatttttctgcttttttcaaaatatgtttATGTCATATGTAAACATAGTTAAACACAACAAGATTAAAGGTAAAtagtgtttatatatatatatatatatatatattatacatatgtatatatatatatatatatatatatatatatatatatatatatgtatatatatatatgtctttgtgtacatctaaatattagtgtgtctgtgtgtagatctaaatgttagtgtgtctgtgtgtacatctacatgttagtgtgtctgtgtgtacatctaaatattagtgtgttcAACTACGTGTTAGTTtgtctctgagtacatctgtgtgtgtgtgtgtgtgtgtgtgtgtgtgtgtgtgtgtgttgtgcgtatATCTGAATCATGTGtagatctggagctgctcctgaggggtCGACTCTCAgcgcgtcctgatggcgtcctgtttgcGTCCTGGTGGTGTGcggagacaaggagaagagacgtgaggaggatcatccggatgtgagacaacattcatagatccaattattttaatctGATGCACcttcatttagttatttcatgttttaatgtgtgtaagtctacattatatatttgtggtAATTATGTAGGCCTACATGTATTATGCCCCGTGCCGACACACACTTAGTCTGTTGTGTGTTAATGACACTAGCAACATATATGCATTTTTTACAACTACACCGGATGATCTTCAGAGCTGGATGTGCACACTCTTTGTTCCTCCACACGGCCGCTCCGACCGTCATTCTTCTGTAGCATGAACACTAAACCTAACAAACTTAAAGCTAAACTTGTAATTGACCGACTTATTCTACCGTCACACGTTCTTAATCACAGGTGCGCTCACCGGGCGCCgccatcctctcctccgtcgttcctcgtctcctccttgTCCCGCCTCCTCCGCTCCCTCCGCTCTCCCCATTCGCCAGCGCAACAACTTTCCAGTCATCTGATTGGCAGGACCTGTGGCCGAGTTCTGTGGCGCTAGTGGGTGTGGAACTTGAGATTGATGTCCCAAAGTAATCGCAGGGGCTGCCTATAAATACATATGTCCACACTCTGGGTGCACCCCTACACATGCAAACAAGAGTTGACTTTAATGACAGGGATCCAGAAATTACAAGACGGGCTTACAATATTCAAGGTAGAACATTCAAGGACACGACAAAAGCCaacagacacacagggcttgAATATACTGGGAAGGTGCAAGTGATTGCACACAGGTGGAAAGAAtcatggacacggcagacaatcacaggatgacaggacgaggcaggaagtgaagttacccagggacacgagaggcaggaaactacaaaataaaacaggaaacaaaccacaAACCGTCACATATGTATTAGGAAACCTTACATTGGGTACAAACTTGGGTCAGGAAAAACTCAATCTGTGACAGTTACAAATTTGCGTCAATCTAGTCTCATCGCGTCTATGCTTATGAGACGAACGCAAAATGAATggccacatttttgtttatttttattaatcaaGTTGAGCACCCCCATGGTTTCCTGCGGAAAAGCAAttcgaagggagaaaatcctgTGGTGGCCTGTGGTCAAACAGGTCCAGCAATTTATCCCAATTATGTTCTTCTTCATACATTCACAGATCACTGGATCCTTTGCACCACAGACCCAATATAGTGATGTTGCCCATCAAATTAAACAAGTATATATAAGTAGGGATGTCAATAGACACCCCCTTTTGGGGTCAGGGTCAACTGTAAACCGtctataaataatattaatattgtatttaaaaacttaAAAAAGAGGTGCTGCTTATCTAGAGAAAAAGTAAATGATCACACACCAGTTCATGAATACAAATGTGAACTGCATAATCAACTACATGACTGTAAAGGAGAACGAGAAGTAGATTGAGAGAGTAttagaatattatatattttccaAGATAAACATCAAACACACCAAACCAAAATATCAGAAAAAAAGCTGCTAAAACAAACAACTAATCAGTTTTCAACTCTCTTGTCAAACGATTGGGAACTTTGTCGCTGGTGTGGAAGCAGCTACTGAAAAACAACTCctatgaattgaattaaagtaGGAATGCAGAAAGCATTAGTGATACATTAAACTATTTTTATATACGTGTtgacatttagttttttgtttttcacaaagtGCATCCTCATTTTTgctaaaatattcaaa
This Gasterosteus aculeatus chromosome 8, fGasAcu3.hap1.1, whole genome shotgun sequence DNA region includes the following protein-coding sequences:
- the LOC144383040 gene encoding uncharacterized protein LOC144383040 isoform X2 — translated: MSTFFLIGLNIISMVYGYMSGYFPEACGSMLPLHGAAPQTSKPPYEVSYQQGHVRDPITVCLSSQPGKDFIGFMLKALYTSKEGGPPLGKFTLLDSGLDQLLTCSGSGGDSAVSHKNKRGKTQICVNWTAPQDEGVRTTFRATFVENFMTFWTKVDTILIPPTTPIPSTLPSTQPSTSTSTATSTTTSLHPGTSTSTKPITTSTATQQAENISSLLEKAGTVKMNVVLFLGVLKMELSNIFLTALSDGPFSRHLNKVSQTFFVVLCGVVETSALALFCLANPIKVSLVALVSVTIVINFIELVIVCLPIGPRHELKEISNLIVKVSSFIHQTFTTAVIFVGILEVDKHKGTWTDSRILKVMVAFTVLLLLFEMWVFLSSTQKKAMLSRRKTGCPPNRERGRQIGKQKKLVEGIVIAVSVIFIVGFLCFGVTVAVMILGCHQESGCA
- the LOC144383040 gene encoding uncharacterized protein LOC144383040 isoform X1; translated protein: MSTFFLIGLNIISMVYGYMSGYFPEACGSMLPLHGAAPQTSKPPYEVSYQQGHVRDPITVCLSSQPGKDFIGFMLKALYTSKEGGPPLGKFTLLDSGLDQLLTCSGSGGDSAVSHKNKRGKTQICVNWTAPQDEGVRTTFRATFVENFMTFWTKVDTILIPPTTPIPSTLPSTQPSTATSAPPSTATSAPSSTQPGTSTSTATSTTTSLHPGTSTSTKPITTSTATQQAENISSLLEKAGTVKMNVVLFLGVLKMELSNIFLTALSDGPFSRHLNKVSQTFFVVLCGVVETSALALFCLANPIKVSLVALVSVTIVINFIELVIVCLPIGPRHELKEISNLIVKVSSFIHQTFTTAVIFVGILEVDKHKGTWTDSRILKVMVAFTVLLLLFEMWVFLSSTQKKAMLSRRKTGCPPNRERGRQIGKQKKLVEGIVIAVSVIFIVGFLCFGVTVAVMILGCHQESGCA